The Treponema medium genome has a window encoding:
- a CDS encoding cyclic nucleotide-binding domain-containing protein, whose amino-acid sequence MNIVEIPLPLLRNELSAVSFLSCIDEEELEALAQFSQLCAFDEGEVLIAEGTINADLYILMSGSLDVIKQGKWNKQVHVATLKDHASVGESALLEDELSTATVRAAEDTVVLILSRSQFKKYINAYPKAGLVMMTYIVFSLLQKLRSANEELADERSMEFAQEYLTAMVDMFQETEQDDSSGSNDEAR is encoded by the coding sequence ATGAATATTGTAGAAATCCCGTTACCGCTGTTGCGGAATGAATTATCAGCCGTATCTTTTTTATCCTGCATCGACGAGGAAGAACTTGAGGCACTTGCACAGTTTTCCCAACTTTGCGCATTTGACGAAGGTGAGGTGCTGATTGCGGAAGGTACTATAAACGCCGATTTGTATATTTTAATGAGCGGCTCTCTTGACGTGATAAAGCAGGGAAAATGGAATAAGCAGGTACACGTTGCAACGCTAAAAGATCACGCTTCGGTTGGTGAATCGGCGCTTCTGGAGGATGAACTCAGTACCGCAACGGTACGCGCTGCCGAAGATACCGTCGTACTAATCCTTTCCCGCAGTCAGTTCAAAAAATATATTAACGCTTATCCCAAGGCGGGATTAGTAATGATGACATATATCGTTTTCAGTCTTTTGCAAAAGCTGCGCAGCGCAAACGAAGAGCTTGCCGATGAACGCAGTATGGAATTTGCACAGGAATATTTAACCGCAATGGTCGATATGTTCCAAGAGACTGAACAAGACGACAGCTCCGGCTCAAACGATGAGGCGCGATAA
- a CDS encoding MBL fold metallo-hydrolase: protein MSAVAISVWTEPLAESNCYIIYEHKERHGNEVAPCVVIDPNDPSGPLSVLEQKGLRPEWILLTHEHCDHTAGLEPMRERFPDAQVMASEQCNIGMQNARLNMSRMMEVYLTFFGKSGVSYTPFVCRPADKTYNEACMLGWRGHTFRFVPLPGHTAGSVGIFLDDDIFFSGDYLLPGREVILRLPGGSEKDYHEITEPFLATLPVGIHIYPGHGKDYNYHDHR, encoded by the coding sequence GTGTCTGCCGTAGCGATTTCGGTGTGGACGGAGCCTCTGGCCGAAAGCAACTGCTATATTATATACGAACATAAAGAAAGACACGGGAACGAGGTTGCTCCCTGCGTGGTGATTGATCCGAACGATCCTTCGGGGCCGCTTTCGGTGTTGGAGCAAAAAGGCTTGCGGCCTGAATGGATACTTTTAACGCATGAGCACTGCGACCATACGGCCGGTTTGGAGCCGATGAGGGAGCGCTTTCCTGATGCACAGGTGATGGCGAGTGAGCAGTGCAATATCGGGATGCAGAATGCGCGGCTTAATATGTCGCGGATGATGGAAGTGTATCTCACTTTTTTCGGCAAGTCGGGCGTGTCTTATACCCCGTTTGTGTGCCGCCCTGCGGATAAAACATATAACGAAGCCTGTATGTTGGGCTGGCGCGGGCATACGTTCCGCTTTGTGCCGTTGCCCGGGCATACCGCAGGCAGTGTCGGTATTTTTCTTGATGACGATATTTTTTTTTCGGGCGATTATTTGTTGCCGGGCAGGGAAGTGATTTTGCGGCTTCCCGGCGGCAGTGAAAAAGACTATCACGAAATCACAGAACCTTTCTTAGCAACATTACCTGTCGGTATTCATATTTATCCCGGCCACGGCAAGGATTATAACTATCATGACCATAGATAA
- a CDS encoding chemotaxis protein CheW, translating to MAITDAQFQLVTFQLGEELYGVDIMDVKEIVKIQDVRQIPNAPYYVEGFFHLRNEIIPIISLHKRFHLKKADLDGDDEYLGGFIILKIGKYKIGIVIDRIARVVMVRQEDVQPPPQMITGIGTEYINGVIRQDSGYLILLDIRRLFNPKELQKLTSF from the coding sequence ATGGCGATTACTGACGCGCAGTTTCAACTGGTTACCTTTCAGCTCGGCGAAGAGCTTTACGGTGTCGATATAATGGATGTAAAAGAGATTGTAAAGATTCAAGATGTTCGGCAGATTCCGAATGCACCGTATTACGTCGAAGGTTTTTTCCATTTGCGAAATGAAATTATACCGATTATCAGTTTGCATAAGCGGTTCCATCTCAAAAAAGCGGATTTGGACGGTGACGATGAATATTTGGGAGGATTTATCATCCTCAAAATCGGAAAATATAAAATCGGTATTGTAATTGACCGCATCGCACGTGTTGTTATGGTACGGCAAGAGGATGTTCAGCCGCCGCCTCAGATGATTACCGGTATCGGCACCGAATATATCAACGGGGTTATCCGCCAAGACTCAGGGTATCTCATCCTTTTGGATATCCGTAGATTGTTTAATCCGAAAGAATTACAGAAACTCACTTCTTTCTAG
- the recN gene encoding DNA repair protein RecN, producing MLETISVKNIALIDELSLDFNAHLNVLSGETGAGKSILIGALSFLLGGKVTADIIRTGAAEAAVSGTFYLANTHPEAAAWLDERGIEPENNRILLRRTLKENGRGGIWIQDTQVSRAELEAFTSFLVDIHGQHDHQSLFKTAEHRRFLDSYAGILDEVRAFSLLYTRLAEIKAKLETIGHSEKERTERVDYLAFVIEEIDNARLQPDEDEALEAEETKLCQYEKLYEQVETLQTLCTQEQGIVPQLKKLQHISDSVAAIDPAVQEYAERIENAYYEMQDIGEFFSSYLSKLVFDPDRLEQVQERISLINKLKKKYGATIKDVLAYREAAQSELDSLGESEQDKTALEKEVPALEAKLFAAGTALSQKRKAAAAELQQKIQTTLTRLGMPKVVFTVQVTAAEPNGNKQTAGLYGFDSVEFLISTNPGEPVKPLNKIASGGELSRVMLALKTVLTAADEADTLVFDEIDTGIGGEVARTVAEHLKELAGNKQILCITHLAVIAAAADTHIKILKIQSEHTSRTSAKTINGETRIEEIARMLAGDEVSAASRIHAKELLSKTHRII from the coding sequence GTGCTCGAAACCATTTCGGTAAAAAATATTGCGCTTATCGATGAGCTTTCTCTCGATTTTAACGCTCATTTGAATGTACTGTCGGGAGAAACCGGCGCGGGTAAATCCATTTTAATCGGAGCGCTCAGCTTTTTGCTCGGAGGAAAGGTTACCGCGGATATTATTCGCACTGGCGCTGCCGAAGCGGCGGTATCCGGTACATTCTACCTTGCAAACACTCATCCAGAAGCCGCCGCATGGCTTGACGAGCGAGGCATAGAACCGGAAAACAACCGGATATTGTTACGACGCACACTGAAAGAAAACGGTCGCGGCGGTATTTGGATTCAAGACACGCAAGTTTCTCGCGCCGAGCTTGAAGCATTCACCTCCTTTTTAGTTGATATCCACGGTCAGCATGACCATCAATCTCTTTTTAAAACAGCGGAACACCGCCGTTTTTTAGATTCCTACGCAGGCATCCTTGATGAGGTACGGGCATTCAGCCTCCTTTATACCCGCCTCGCCGAAATAAAAGCAAAACTGGAAACGATAGGCCATTCCGAAAAAGAGCGTACCGAACGGGTAGACTATCTCGCATTCGTCATCGAAGAAATCGACAACGCCCGCTTACAGCCGGACGAAGACGAGGCGCTTGAGGCGGAAGAAACAAAGCTCTGCCAGTACGAAAAACTGTACGAGCAGGTCGAGACGCTGCAAACCCTCTGTACGCAGGAACAGGGCATTGTGCCGCAGCTCAAAAAACTACAGCATATCTCCGACAGCGTTGCGGCTATCGATCCCGCCGTTCAGGAATATGCCGAGCGGATAGAAAATGCCTACTACGAAATGCAGGATATCGGTGAATTTTTCAGCTCCTATCTTTCAAAACTGGTATTTGATCCCGACCGGCTGGAACAGGTGCAGGAGCGAATTTCCCTTATCAATAAGCTCAAGAAAAAATACGGCGCAACCATCAAGGATGTCCTCGCCTATCGGGAGGCCGCACAATCAGAGCTGGATTCCCTCGGCGAAAGCGAGCAGGATAAAACCGCTCTGGAAAAAGAAGTCCCCGCGCTTGAAGCAAAACTGTTTGCAGCCGGTACCGCCCTTTCTCAAAAGCGGAAAGCTGCCGCAGCGGAGCTTCAACAGAAAATTCAAACTACCCTCACCCGCCTCGGCATGCCCAAGGTGGTATTTACCGTGCAGGTTACGGCAGCCGAACCGAACGGAAACAAGCAGACTGCCGGTCTCTACGGGTTTGATTCGGTGGAATTTTTAATCAGCACTAATCCGGGAGAACCGGTCAAACCACTCAACAAAATAGCGTCGGGAGGCGAACTTTCGCGAGTTATGCTGGCGCTCAAAACCGTCCTGACTGCCGCCGACGAAGCGGATACCCTTGTATTCGACGAAATAGATACAGGTATCGGCGGTGAGGTTGCCCGCACCGTTGCGGAACACCTGAAAGAATTGGCCGGTAATAAGCAAATACTCTGTATTACGCACCTTGCAGTTATTGCCGCTGCTGCCGATACTCATATTAAGATACTGAAGATACAATCCGAACATACAAGCCGCACATCTGCCAAAACAATAAACGGAGAAACTCGTATTGAAGAAATTGCACGGATGCTTGCAGGCGATGAGGTGAGCGCCGCTTCACGTATTCACGCAAAAGAGTTATTATCGAAGACGCATAGGATAATATGA
- a CDS encoding NAD(+)/NADH kinase, with the protein MQKNAIIILTTYKPHAAEISKELPEFLQENGIQTDIYEYDGLSPAKPIRKRYDFAVSLGGDGTVLFAARYCAPKKIPVFPINLGEFGFIAGVEPAHWKQALGEYLAGNAEHHERLMLSTAVYRNGECVGSFDALNDVVVSGGGIAKLINLALSFNGISFGVYRADGVIVSSPTGSTAYSAASGGPIMDPTVAAFVLTPISAFSLSNRPVVLPASGTMRIEVLHNRQKDVIVSIDGQELFPLCEGDKIEIKMSRHRLKLIGCSPEAFYTALRSKLAWSGSPLQE; encoded by the coding sequence ATGCAAAAGAACGCCATTATCATCTTAACAACCTACAAACCGCACGCAGCGGAGATATCCAAGGAGCTGCCGGAGTTTTTGCAAGAAAACGGGATTCAAACTGACATTTATGAATATGACGGATTGTCTCCTGCCAAGCCGATACGGAAACGGTATGATTTTGCTGTCAGCCTTGGGGGGGACGGTACGGTGCTGTTTGCAGCGCGGTACTGTGCGCCTAAAAAAATACCGGTATTTCCTATTAACCTCGGTGAATTTGGCTTTATTGCCGGAGTTGAACCGGCACACTGGAAACAAGCGCTTGGAGAATACCTCGCAGGAAATGCGGAACACCACGAACGGCTGATGCTTTCCACCGCCGTGTATCGTAACGGCGAATGCGTCGGCTCCTTCGATGCGCTCAACGATGTTGTTGTTTCAGGCGGCGGCATTGCAAAGCTGATCAACCTCGCGCTTTCGTTTAACGGCATCTCTTTCGGCGTATATCGGGCGGACGGCGTTATCGTGTCGAGCCCGACCGGTTCTACTGCATATTCGGCAGCCTCCGGCGGCCCGATTATGGATCCGACGGTTGCCGCCTTTGTTCTTACACCCATCTCGGCATTTTCCCTGTCAAACCGGCCGGTCGTGCTACCTGCTTCCGGTACGATGCGTATTGAGGTTTTGCATAATCGCCAAAAAGATGTTATTGTATCTATAGACGGACAGGAGTTGTTTCCACTCTGCGAAGGCGACAAAATTGAGATTAAGATGTCGCGCCACCGATTAAAACTCATCGGGTGTTCACCGGAGGCATTTTACACGGCGCTCCGGTCAAAATTAGCGTGGTCGGGAAGTCCGTTGCAGGAATAA
- a CDS encoding HD domain-containing protein, whose protein sequence is MFNKEIVCKLFEAFSIQRWNDLVRPFDIVEMDKTAEKMFLSFIIGKYEEKNGRTVNWLTIINHSFFELLRRIALCDMKSPVQRIIRSEYPEEYKKLNCWVLDKYKTIITDPLFLDEFAAYLFDPVDPTDISFRVLRAAHKYSAMREVDMIRMVNEPFRLTEIDKCLETDIADFMDLKGVQLLTTRQQPYYFITEIEKLRFQTRWNQTPRVPATTVLGHSYFVAALVFLMSRTLKLAPHRLSINFFAALFHDLPEAVTRDIISPVKQATDRLPEVVKHIEDEIVAKELLPLMDDFYREEVLYFIQNEFENRITLNGEIRCVTSEELNTTYAAPEFCGIDGKLIRAADHIAAFVEADSSINFGIRSEQLEEGRANILHHYGKNTVINGFSLESFFESYR, encoded by the coding sequence ATGTTTAACAAAGAAATCGTATGTAAACTTTTTGAAGCGTTTTCCATTCAGCGGTGGAATGATTTAGTCCGCCCCTTTGATATTGTCGAGATGGATAAGACGGCAGAAAAAATGTTCCTCAGTTTTATCATCGGTAAATATGAAGAAAAGAATGGACGGACGGTCAATTGGCTTACCATCATTAATCATTCGTTCTTTGAACTGCTCCGCCGAATTGCACTCTGTGATATGAAGTCGCCGGTACAGCGCATTATCCGCTCGGAATATCCCGAAGAATACAAAAAGCTCAACTGCTGGGTACTCGATAAATACAAGACAATTATCACCGATCCGCTTTTTCTTGATGAATTTGCAGCCTATCTCTTTGATCCGGTTGATCCTACGGATATAAGTTTTCGGGTACTGCGCGCTGCACATAAATATTCGGCAATGCGTGAAGTCGATATGATCCGCATGGTAAACGAACCCTTCCGGTTGACTGAAATCGACAAATGCTTGGAGACTGATATCGCTGATTTTATGGACTTAAAGGGCGTACAGCTTTTGACAACGCGGCAACAGCCATACTATTTTATTACCGAAATTGAAAAACTGCGGTTTCAAACCCGTTGGAATCAAACGCCGCGGGTACCGGCAACGACGGTACTCGGACATTCGTACTTTGTTGCCGCACTGGTTTTCTTAATGAGCCGTACACTCAAGCTGGCGCCGCATCGGCTTTCGATTAACTTTTTTGCAGCGTTGTTCCACGACTTACCGGAAGCGGTTACCCGCGATATTATTTCTCCGGTAAAGCAAGCAACCGATCGTCTGCCCGAAGTGGTTAAGCATATTGAAGATGAAATCGTTGCAAAGGAATTGCTCCCGCTGATGGACGACTTTTACCGCGAAGAGGTGCTGTACTTTATTCAGAATGAATTTGAAAACCGCATTACATTGAACGGAGAAATCCGCTGCGTAACAAGCGAAGAATTGAATACAACATACGCGGCGCCTGAGTTCTGCGGGATTGACGGTAAACTGATCCGTGCAGCAGATCACATCGCAGCCTTCGTGGAAGCCGACAGTTCCATCAACTTCGGCATCCGGTCGGAACAGCTGGAAGAAGGCAGAGCCAACATCCTGCACCACTACGGCAAAAACACCGTCATCAACGGCTTTTCCCTAGAAAGCTTTTTCGAATCATACCGCTAA
- a CDS encoding DegT/DnrJ/EryC1/StrS family aminotransferase → MSIPVYSSTIRRSEMDAVLTCMVEEKIGPGEMNQKLIKLVRELYGAEGAIALRSPAMALVYALKMFDLPEKAGILLSALAPSWQYTEVVRNGLTPIVLDVDPLTGLVTLEAVEEGIKQGGRVLVLHETLGNVPDMDAFAALSIPIIEDISQSAGALYGEKRVGTFGSFAILGLEERDILTGGGGGILIAVERRNASVLKNMAETIPITDFLPDINASLAFVQLKNMEKNLLLRDEMRELYLRALLQTRHKPLVFSERVKNPVYSFPVILESGFKDVKQYVNRKDIEIELAFTNSIADFLKEENKSINAASLLLRTVLFPLYPRLGINNAAKIAKVLGTLP, encoded by the coding sequence ATGTCGATACCTGTTTATAGCTCTACCATCCGCCGCTCGGAAATGGATGCCGTACTCACCTGCATGGTTGAAGAAAAAATCGGCCCGGGCGAGATGAATCAAAAACTCATTAAATTGGTACGCGAACTCTACGGAGCCGAAGGTGCTATTGCGCTACGCAGTCCGGCGATGGCCTTGGTCTATGCGCTGAAGATGTTCGACCTCCCTGAAAAAGCGGGGATATTATTATCGGCGCTCGCCCCTTCGTGGCAGTATACTGAAGTAGTGCGCAATGGATTGACACCGATTGTTTTGGATGTTGATCCGTTAACCGGCTTGGTTACGCTCGAAGCGGTTGAGGAAGGGATTAAGCAAGGCGGCAGAGTGCTGGTACTACACGAAACACTCGGCAATGTACCCGATATGGATGCGTTTGCCGCTCTTTCAATTCCGATTATCGAAGATATTTCCCAAAGCGCCGGCGCCCTGTACGGAGAAAAACGGGTTGGAACGTTCGGTTCGTTTGCAATACTGGGACTTGAAGAGAGGGATATTTTAACGGGCGGCGGCGGCGGTATCTTGATTGCCGTAGAACGGCGTAATGCCTCCGTACTAAAAAATATGGCGGAAACTATTCCGATAACCGATTTTTTGCCGGATATCAATGCATCCCTCGCCTTTGTGCAGCTTAAAAATATGGAAAAAAATCTCCTGCTTCGTGACGAAATGCGGGAGTTGTATCTCCGTGCGCTTTTACAGACAAGGCATAAGCCGCTCGTATTCTCCGAAAGGGTAAAAAATCCTGTTTATTCCTTTCCGGTGATACTGGAAAGCGGCTTTAAAGATGTAAAACAGTACGTTAACCGTAAAGATATCGAAATAGAGCTCGCCTTTACCAATTCCATTGCGGACTTTTTAAAAGAAGAAAATAAAAGCATCAATGCGGCGTCGCTTTTACTGCGAACTGTGCTCTTTCCGCTCTATCCTCGGCTTGGCATCAATAATGCGGCAAAAATTGCAAAAGTATTGGGGACACTGCCGTAA
- a CDS encoding acyl-CoA reductase, with the protein MQTKTDEVIISPQSAVISRQITDPSSDKKAAVTLLAGVLQPEREPYPVFSPEAMEFLAAVSAEIGASELHSIPEIAAFGFWCRRAHLEALAKRHASPFPRLGRGLAFHIAPSNVPTMFAYSYTIGLLAGNANIVRLSERGGEIATMLCACIGRVLDRPEFEPIKRRTSFISYGRDDAVTAAYMAECDARVVWGGDETIRRIRALPLPPHAVELVFPDRWSFALFSQAAFSQADEETLAAWVHRFYNDTYLMDQNACSAPHLVVWENDGGNPEVRFRWWEKVAAEAQAAYRFGAYQAARKYEQLCLSAMTLPADVSVKQYAGNLLYVASLTALPANAVETLRGTFGFFFETEIRNKEELLPLLSFKVQTLCAEGYRREELAHFFAQRRSAGIDRIVALGQAMEMDTIWDGKDLIAELSRLIV; encoded by the coding sequence ATGCAAACGAAAACCGATGAAGTTATCATATCGCCGCAAAGCGCCGTAATAAGCAGGCAAATTACTGATCCAAGCAGTGATAAAAAAGCCGCCGTAACATTGTTGGCAGGTGTTTTGCAGCCGGAAAGAGAACCATATCCCGTGTTTTCACCTGAGGCAATGGAGTTCCTTGCTGCGGTATCGGCTGAAATCGGCGCATCGGAACTGCATTCCATACCGGAGATTGCTGCATTCGGCTTCTGGTGCCGCAGGGCGCATCTTGAAGCCTTGGCTAAACGCCATGCTTCGCCTTTTCCGCGTCTCGGTCGGGGGCTGGCATTCCACATTGCGCCTTCAAACGTACCGACGATGTTTGCCTATTCATATACAATCGGGCTGCTTGCAGGGAACGCAAACATCGTACGGCTGTCGGAACGGGGCGGCGAAATCGCTACAATGCTCTGCGCCTGCATCGGCCGAGTGCTGGATCGCCCTGAGTTTGAACCAATAAAACGGCGGACATCGTTTATCAGCTATGGCAGGGATGACGCTGTAACCGCTGCGTATATGGCAGAGTGCGATGCGCGGGTAGTGTGGGGCGGGGACGAAACAATACGCCGCATACGTGCACTGCCGCTTCCGCCTCATGCAGTTGAACTGGTATTCCCCGACCGCTGGTCGTTTGCGCTGTTCAGTCAAGCGGCGTTTTCCCAAGCGGATGAAGAAACGCTCGCCGCATGGGTGCACCGGTTTTACAACGATACGTATTTGATGGATCAAAATGCCTGTTCCGCCCCGCACCTTGTCGTGTGGGAAAACGATGGCGGTAACCCCGAAGTCCGCTTCCGCTGGTGGGAAAAAGTTGCGGCGGAGGCTCAAGCGGCGTACCGGTTCGGCGCTTATCAAGCGGCGCGGAAATACGAGCAGTTGTGCCTTTCTGCGATGACCTTGCCGGCGGATGTTTCTGTCAAACAGTATGCGGGTAACCTTTTATATGTCGCAAGTCTTACAGCGCTGCCCGCCAATGCGGTGGAGACGCTGCGCGGAACATTCGGCTTTTTCTTTGAAACCGAAATCCGCAATAAAGAGGAACTACTGCCGCTGCTTTCGTTCAAGGTGCAGACGCTCTGCGCGGAAGGCTATCGGCGGGAAGAACTTGCGCACTTTTTTGCGCAGCGACGTTCGGCAGGTATTGACCGAATCGTCGCGTTGGGGCAGGCGATGGAGATGGACACTATTTGGGACGGTAAAGATTTAATCGCGGAATTATCGCGCCTCATCGTTTGA
- a CDS encoding patatin-like phospholipase family protein, producing the protein MKWALVLSGGGAAGLAYIGFFKALEELNLPKPDCIVGCSMGSIIGGLYASGKSVREMEAVFEESFDINRYVGGSGVHIPLLKHALNQIIHYGTLITRMLSGTGADSGEKAHKFFMELSGCKSFDDCTIPFFCNAFDLCSGKEVVFNSGLLADAMRASSSYPGLFTPVKRQNEMLIDACVMDNTPVWIAREQGYKNILALTFGAFEPVAASELDTSVAVLMRTLACTTAHIALQPNEYPTAFINLTSTRSSRDFSDPKKQIAFGYQKTMDNKDLLQAFFAEGINGKIQRALLTRKTKKEYSV; encoded by the coding sequence ATGAAATGGGCACTTGTGTTATCAGGAGGCGGAGCCGCAGGGCTTGCTTATATCGGCTTTTTTAAGGCACTTGAAGAATTGAATCTCCCCAAGCCGGACTGTATTGTCGGCTGTTCGATGGGGTCGATTATCGGTGGTTTATACGCAAGCGGAAAATCGGTACGGGAAATGGAAGCCGTTTTTGAAGAATCCTTCGATATTAACCGATATGTCGGCGGCAGCGGTGTGCATATCCCGCTTTTAAAACATGCACTTAACCAGATTATTCACTATGGTACGTTGATTACCCGTATGCTTTCCGGAACGGGGGCTGATTCAGGAGAAAAAGCGCACAAATTTTTTATGGAACTTTCCGGCTGCAAATCTTTTGATGACTGTACCATTCCTTTTTTTTGCAATGCCTTTGACCTTTGTAGCGGAAAAGAAGTTGTCTTCAATTCAGGACTGTTAGCGGATGCAATGAGGGCAAGCTCTTCTTATCCCGGACTTTTTACTCCTGTTAAACGGCAGAATGAAATGCTGATAGATGCTTGTGTGATGGACAATACTCCTGTTTGGATTGCCCGCGAGCAGGGGTATAAAAATATTCTTGCGCTTACCTTTGGCGCCTTTGAACCGGTTGCCGCCTCAGAATTGGACACTTCGGTTGCGGTACTGATGAGGACACTTGCCTGTACTACTGCTCATATTGCGTTGCAGCCGAATGAGTACCCTACTGCGTTTATCAATTTGACAAGTACTCGGTCTTCCCGTGATTTTTCAGACCCTAAAAAACAGATTGCGTTTGGGTATCAAAAAACAATGGATAACAAAGATTTGCTGCAAGCTTTTTTCGCAGAGGGTATTAACGGTAAGATACAACGGGCGCTTTTAACTCGAAAAACAAAA